A DNA window from Mariprofundus aestuarium contains the following coding sequences:
- a CDS encoding class I SAM-dependent methyltransferase, translated as MKHPEEQYIDGTYASQNPSWDSEDSQWKAAHVCSLIEEVSSKPGSICEVGCGGGGVLAAIHHMLPGVSLSGYDISPGAQPFWEEHDSLKIDFHVGDFLQSDGSHDIILLLDVLEHVSDPHAFLLEIRRRAPLFIFHFPLDLSSVSVLRESPLLHVRRKVGHIHYFTKGLALELLSECGFEVIKSRYTGAAFNTPQPGWKTKLAQIPRRIAYALNKDFGVRLLGGETLMVLAKPR; from the coding sequence ATGAAGCATCCAGAAGAGCAATATATTGATGGGACATATGCGTCCCAAAATCCAAGCTGGGATTCCGAGGATAGTCAATGGAAGGCTGCCCATGTTTGTTCCCTCATTGAGGAAGTATCAAGCAAGCCGGGCTCAATTTGTGAGGTGGGTTGCGGAGGCGGTGGCGTCCTTGCGGCCATACATCATATGCTTCCTGGCGTGTCGCTGTCCGGTTATGATATTTCTCCAGGAGCTCAGCCTTTTTGGGAAGAACATGATAGTTTAAAGATTGACTTTCATGTTGGAGACTTTCTTCAGTCAGATGGTTCACATGATATAATCCTGTTGCTTGATGTTCTTGAACATGTATCTGATCCACACGCATTCTTGTTAGAGATTAGGCGCCGGGCTCCATTGTTTATCTTTCATTTCCCGCTTGATCTCTCATCAGTTTCAGTCCTTCGCGAGTCACCTCTACTGCATGTCAGGAGAAAAGTGGGTCATATCCACTATTTCACCAAGGGCTTGGCGCTTGAGTTACTCAGTGAATGTGGGTTTGAGGTTATCAAAAGCCGGTATACAGGTGCAGCATTTAATACACCTCAACCCGGGTGGAAAACCAAGCTGGCTCAAATCCCGAGACGTATAGCCTATGCTTTAAACAAGGATTTCGGTGTTCGTCTATTAGGTGGTGAAACCTTGATGGTACTGGCCAAGCCGCGGTGA
- a CDS encoding sulfotransferase family protein, which produces MSSSGMPNFMIIGAAKSGTTSLHHYLTQHPQIFLPMEKELQFFTDNELYNKGKEFYLNSYFSGAESYSAIGEATPFYLHRPEIVIPRLKHFFPAESLKFIVLLRDPVKRAWSHYLHMVRLGLEPLSFEQALEAESERLSQQPMSWYSYFSDGLYYRQLEKWFNQFPKEHFLIITQDQLAENVTQTLEDVFMFLDVESHISIADTTMKNEAGEAKSKLLMRFLMGRPFGMPAIKRVLPIKFRRRVGMKLRQMNTRPVSSVMEMNAETYDLLRKEYDQDIASLERLLNRSFASWRTEVC; this is translated from the coding sequence ATGAGTAGTTCTGGTATGCCAAACTTCATGATAATCGGAGCTGCCAAGTCTGGGACCACGTCATTGCATCACTACCTTACTCAGCATCCCCAAATATTTCTTCCGATGGAGAAAGAGCTTCAGTTTTTTACTGATAATGAACTTTATAATAAAGGGAAAGAGTTCTATTTGAATAGCTATTTTTCCGGGGCAGAGAGTTATTCTGCCATAGGGGAAGCTACGCCGTTTTACCTGCATCGACCTGAGATCGTCATACCTAGGTTAAAGCATTTTTTTCCTGCTGAATCATTAAAATTTATCGTGTTACTCAGAGATCCGGTAAAGCGTGCTTGGTCCCATTATCTTCATATGGTACGTCTTGGATTGGAGCCTCTTAGTTTCGAGCAAGCACTTGAAGCCGAAAGTGAACGCCTGAGTCAACAGCCTATGTCATGGTATAGTTACTTCTCCGATGGCCTCTATTACAGGCAGCTGGAGAAGTGGTTTAATCAATTTCCTAAAGAACATTTTTTAATTATCACTCAGGATCAACTGGCGGAGAATGTGACCCAGACTCTTGAGGATGTATTCATGTTTCTGGATGTCGAATCACATATTTCTATTGCCGACACCACAATGAAAAATGAGGCGGGAGAAGCTAAAAGCAAACTGTTAATGAGGTTTCTTATGGGGAGGCCTTTCGGAATGCCTGCAATAAAGAGAGTGCTGCCGATCAAGTTCAGAAGGCGAGTTGGTATGAAACTGCGTCAAATGAACACTCGCCCTGTTAGTAGTGTAATGGAAATGAATGCAGAAACATATGACCTGTTGAGAAAAGAGTATGACCAAGATATTGCCAGCCTTGAACGTTTGTTGAACCGTTCGTTTGCATCTTGGCGCACTGAGGTTTGTTGA
- a CDS encoding CatB-related O-acetyltransferase, with protein sequence MSLKYQGVYLAQGSRLTADAEIGFGTRVNGPVVIKGHGKAVIGKYCAIGDGLRVITSNHDLQYLSVQNALQQSILGHHATDKKRDVKIGNDVWIGDGVIILPGVEVGDGAIIGAGAIVTRNVNAYQVSAGNPAKHIKSRFPKSAVELLKDLKWWDWSLDEMRARKGLFEIDFSSLNEQDIEAIKAKTAQAHE encoded by the coding sequence ATGTCGTTGAAATATCAGGGGGTATACCTTGCTCAAGGTAGCCGGCTGACTGCGGATGCTGAGATCGGCTTTGGGACACGTGTTAACGGGCCAGTAGTAATCAAAGGGCATGGTAAAGCTGTTATTGGCAAATACTGCGCCATTGGAGATGGCCTTCGTGTCATCACGAGTAATCATGACTTGCAATACCTTTCAGTACAAAATGCATTGCAACAAAGTATTTTAGGCCATCATGCAACTGATAAAAAACGGGACGTTAAAATTGGCAATGATGTCTGGATTGGAGATGGAGTGATAATTCTGCCCGGAGTGGAAGTTGGTGATGGGGCCATCATTGGTGCGGGCGCTATTGTTACGCGTAATGTCAATGCATATCAGGTGTCAGCAGGAAATCCTGCAAAACATATAAAATCTAGATTTCCAAAAAGTGCTGTTGAATTACTCAAGGACTTGAAGTGGTGGGACTGGAGCCTTGACGAGATGAGAGCAAGGAAGGGACTGTTTGAAATTGATTTCTCATCACTTAATGAGCAGGATATTGAAGCTATAAAGGCTAAGACTGCACAAGCTCATGAGTAG
- a CDS encoding oligosaccharide flippase family protein — translation MRRSLLGDATLAFVLKLSGTIVLFSLSIYISREMGADAFGMFSLFLSILLPLSVLARMGLDNNLLRLVSRLLVHKPKAEVSVLYKQSFKAVLYCSAGISLLILLVDVVSSRLSINAKATDLFPWLAIALPFHALLMLNAYYLRGKHWVVRSSLYENVLVFLFTLVFLLTFQKLITEHLSTSALLFGIILTSLVSFFAINKSLNDGSELIDELPDIKERFKEALPMMGTSLATIAFVTLDVFLLSFFVDFSELGIYAAAAKLVGFVGFPLMAIIAMAGPRLSEADAKGDVLLLKKVYRDTSRLVVWSGVPIFIVLLFVPDLLLGFFGEGFSKATTVVYILLAGQAFNLAMGPIGYLLWMSGRALELQKATLVSLVVLVLLSLLLMPLMGMEGAAIAVSSALMVKGVGCWWLVRKWLGFDPMYIPGKRSSDVSD, via the coding sequence ATGAGACGTAGTTTGCTTGGTGATGCCACATTAGCCTTTGTATTGAAGCTATCAGGCACAATTGTTTTGTTTTCACTCTCGATCTATATCTCCAGAGAAATGGGGGCAGATGCCTTCGGTATGTTTTCTCTTTTTTTAAGCATCTTGTTGCCACTTTCTGTCCTTGCCAGAATGGGTTTGGATAACAACCTTCTGCGGCTGGTTTCCAGATTGTTGGTTCATAAACCGAAAGCTGAGGTCTCAGTTTTATATAAGCAATCTTTTAAGGCTGTTTTATACTGCTCCGCAGGCATTTCACTGCTCATCCTTCTGGTGGATGTGGTGAGTTCAAGGTTGTCGATCAATGCAAAGGCCACTGATCTTTTTCCGTGGCTGGCGATCGCCCTGCCTTTTCATGCTTTATTGATGTTAAATGCTTATTACCTGAGAGGTAAGCACTGGGTTGTTCGCTCTTCGTTGTACGAGAATGTTCTGGTCTTCCTGTTTACGCTGGTTTTTTTACTGACCTTTCAGAAGCTGATAACAGAGCATCTCTCTACCTCTGCCCTTTTGTTTGGAATTATTCTTACTTCATTGGTCAGTTTTTTTGCCATCAATAAAAGCTTGAACGATGGATCAGAACTGATTGATGAATTGCCAGATATAAAGGAGCGCTTCAAGGAAGCTCTTCCCATGATGGGGACATCTCTGGCAACGATTGCCTTTGTTACGCTCGATGTATTCCTGCTCTCCTTTTTTGTGGATTTTTCGGAATTGGGGATTTATGCGGCAGCAGCAAAACTGGTCGGTTTCGTAGGGTTCCCATTAATGGCGATTATTGCAATGGCAGGCCCCAGGCTTTCTGAAGCAGACGCGAAAGGTGATGTTTTGTTGCTGAAGAAGGTATACAGGGATACAAGTCGACTGGTTGTCTGGTCAGGGGTTCCAATTTTCATTGTGCTCTTATTTGTGCCTGACCTGCTGCTCGGTTTTTTTGGCGAGGGATTCTCAAAAGCCACGACAGTTGTCTATATACTGTTAGCAGGCCAAGCCTTTAATCTGGCTATGGGGCCCATTGGATACTTGCTATGGATGTCCGGGCGAGCGTTGGAACTACAAAAAGCTACGCTGGTTTCATTAGTGGTACTTGTCCTTCTGAGCCTGTTGTTAATGCCTCTTATGGGGATGGAGGGGGCAGCTATCGCTGTTTCATCGGCCTTGATGGTTAAAGGCGTTGGTTGTTGGTGGCTGGTAAGAAAATGGCTAGGGTTTGATCCTATGTATATTCCGGGAAAAAGGTCATCCGATGTTTCAGATTAG
- a CDS encoding glycosyltransferase — MESHCIDTIAEPRVAFVVLSYNQQDYIRDAIHAALCQDYGLLTIVFSDDCSTDNSLEIIRDEVSKYDGPHQVIIKARDPNMGVNAHVNAVMSEVGEEFIIIAAGDDISLPERTRKLVEAWKSGVQGVYSNATIIDSNGQHYNSIAHENYAGLTNWKDMVRLGSHGSWGCAYAWDRKVFDVFGGVPLNVIGEDAAIPFRCALLGKINYLKQPLVLYRDHGQNLSFWSRIKTCDKKQMMTLSIEHLWQLQIHYENWIDDVQVACEHEFITKEELDWAVVLLEDHIRLKKEQMKMMGVGIPGLLMHFVIIALKACVSRQPSYWVRHSLSIVLQYRFPNLRRALLKLRARGQHA; from the coding sequence ATGGAAAGTCACTGCATAGATACAATTGCCGAGCCTCGGGTTGCATTTGTTGTACTCTCGTATAATCAGCAGGATTACATTCGCGATGCAATTCATGCCGCGTTGTGTCAGGACTATGGCCTCCTTACGATTGTATTTTCTGACGATTGTTCCACCGATAACAGCTTGGAAATTATCCGGGATGAAGTTTCAAAATATGATGGTCCACATCAGGTTATTATCAAAGCTCGCGACCCAAATATGGGTGTCAATGCGCATGTAAATGCGGTGATGTCTGAGGTAGGGGAGGAATTTATTATCATCGCTGCTGGCGACGATATCTCACTTCCAGAGCGCACTCGGAAATTGGTGGAGGCCTGGAAGTCGGGAGTCCAAGGTGTTTATTCAAATGCCACCATTATTGATTCAAACGGGCAGCATTATAATTCAATTGCACATGAGAATTACGCGGGTTTGACGAACTGGAAGGATATGGTTCGACTTGGATCGCATGGGTCCTGGGGATGTGCGTACGCTTGGGATAGAAAAGTCTTTGATGTGTTTGGTGGAGTGCCGCTGAATGTTATTGGAGAGGATGCTGCGATTCCTTTTCGTTGTGCGCTTCTCGGTAAGATAAATTACTTGAAGCAACCCCTTGTTTTATACAGGGATCATGGGCAAAACCTGTCATTCTGGTCTCGGATAAAAACCTGTGATAAGAAGCAGATGATGACTCTATCTATTGAGCATCTATGGCAATTACAAATTCATTATGAGAACTGGATTGACGATGTTCAGGTTGCCTGTGAACATGAATTTATCACTAAAGAAGAGCTTGATTGGGCTGTTGTACTGCTTGAAGACCATATCAGGCTTAAAAAAGAGCAGATGAAAATGATGGGTGTAGGTATTCCTGGTCTCTTAATGCATTTTGTTATTATTGCTTTGAAGGCTTGTGTGTCCAGGCAACCATCGTATTGGGTCCGTCATTCGCTGAGTATTGTTCTTCAATATCGATTCCCTAATCTTAGGCGTGCTCTCTTGAAACTTAGAGCACGCGGACAACATGCATAA
- a CDS encoding class I SAM-dependent methyltransferase encodes MNSTVLIFPGGMPRAQDYLQKCLREKRNVVGASSLGYDAARDQYPLWTHLPYVTDPGFNEALKEVVKNFGVSEIYTANLVVWNHLSGILGTLLPDVALANTSPVDEVLSGYRSALSKASTILNSPLPLASSVLPSDMISEIETASLVRYSDMIPGMCDDDKFRALIEIARCSVQGDIVEIGSWWGKSAFILSSLSRSFELGNVLCVDPWSNEHLIQNEEIVDSGSLQVDAEEALIVFQIGLQAFNCNHINYQRMTSVEASECYGKGLSVYTEAFGETEYAGRISILHIDGNHAYEAVKADVLAWSKFVSQDGWVIIDDYIWPYGDGPQRIGDHFLEEHQSRIAASFVMGSALFIQLHSSCRECF; translated from the coding sequence TGGGGTATGACGCTGCGCGGGATCAATACCCTTTATGGACACATTTGCCGTATGTAACAGACCCCGGGTTTAACGAAGCACTTAAAGAGGTCGTGAAAAATTTTGGTGTCAGTGAAATCTACACTGCCAACCTTGTGGTTTGGAATCATTTGAGCGGAATTCTTGGAACATTGCTGCCTGACGTCGCATTGGCAAACACATCCCCTGTTGATGAAGTCTTGAGTGGATATCGTTCCGCCCTTTCGAAGGCCAGTACGATTCTGAACTCTCCATTGCCCTTGGCTTCGTCAGTTCTACCGTCTGATATGATTTCAGAAATTGAGACGGCCTCTCTAGTTCGCTATTCAGATATGATTCCGGGAATGTGTGACGATGACAAGTTCCGTGCGTTAATCGAAATTGCACGTTGTTCAGTACAAGGTGATATTGTGGAAATTGGCAGCTGGTGGGGTAAATCGGCGTTCATTCTGTCCAGTTTATCGCGCAGTTTTGAGCTGGGTAATGTGCTGTGCGTTGACCCTTGGTCGAATGAACACCTCATTCAGAATGAGGAGATCGTGGATAGCGGTTCCTTGCAGGTAGATGCTGAAGAAGCATTGATCGTGTTTCAAATTGGATTACAGGCATTTAATTGTAATCATATTAATTATCAGCGGATGACTTCTGTGGAAGCCTCTGAATGCTATGGCAAAGGTCTGTCTGTCTATACTGAGGCTTTTGGTGAAACCGAATATGCAGGGCGGATTTCTATCCTTCATATAGATGGGAACCATGCATATGAAGCTGTAAAAGCGGATGTGCTGGCATGGAGCAAATTTGTATCACAAGATGGCTGGGTGATTATTGATGATTACATCTGGCCCTATGGGGATGGTCCCCAACGAATCGGTGACCATTTTCTTGAAGAGCATCAATCCAGGATTGCAGCTTCCTTTGTTATGGGTTCAGCCTTGTTTATACAGTTGCACTCATCATGTCGGGAGTGCTTTTGA